A portion of the Natronococcus sp. AD-5 genome contains these proteins:
- a CDS encoding Rieske (2Fe-2S) protein produces the protein MAVRHRLTSVETVREDGSWLFTVRDQHGTNEEVILVPCADDGDPVEAWINRCTHEEQRLHRDGVGAVIREGQIVCPKHGSMFDTCSGYCDNGEAAETTLVSVEIAVEDGQVYLTDGSVSFLSEGASSDDGDDDTPGSTSHLQF, from the coding sequence ATGGCGGTTCGCCACCGACTGACGAGCGTCGAGACGGTTCGCGAGGACGGGTCGTGGCTGTTTACGGTTCGCGACCAGCACGGCACGAACGAGGAGGTGATCCTCGTTCCCTGCGCCGACGACGGGGACCCCGTCGAGGCGTGGATCAACCGGTGTACCCACGAGGAGCAGCGCCTCCACCGCGACGGCGTCGGCGCCGTGATCCGGGAGGGGCAGATCGTCTGTCCGAAACACGGCTCGATGTTCGACACCTGTTCGGGCTACTGCGACAACGGCGAGGCCGCGGAGACGACCCTCGTCTCCGTCGAGATCGCCGTCGAGGACGGACAGGTGTACCTGACCGACGGCAGCGTCAGCTTCCTGTCCGAAGGCGCGAGCAGCGACGACGGGGACGACGATACGCCGGGCTCGACCTCGCACCTGCAGTTTTAA
- a CDS encoding MEDS domain-containing protein, which translates to MSHQIRRTDDLLGLEAGLEALHATSEFEGPIESVDEHDSYDHLALIYESQAEQFATVIPYLERGLERGERCVYIADENDTEAILSALRDADVDADAALESGALTMHTAQDSYLRNGAFDPDEMIAFLEDAIEEAAEQYEGLRIAGEMTWVFGDDPPIEELVEYEGNLNELLPDANGIALCQYNRERFPAEILRDIIKTHPHLIYDDTVCQNFYYTPPAEFFGPDQPEREIDRMMGTLLDRTEARVELQRRHQHLQRQNEITADPDASFDEKLQEMFELGCERFDLELGAMARVDADRDWFEIEYTSDDHEYLEPGVELPLSETYCMGAAGIEAGECVSDPEVEGYDDAVVYEEFGLQAYLGTYLEIDGGDDRTFFFVSSDGRDEGFTAEERTFNQLMGQWVKYQLEQNRREYHERTLYEIAADPDASFDEKLQEMFELGCERLDLELGGLARIDLASDSFEIEAVSDENDYFELGAETTLSETYCRLTLDERRTAAVTDPERAGVEGIPSYEEFGLETYLGTRIELENGADRTFFFVSSGSRDRPFSDAERTFHHLMSQWIEYELEQQQRERALEESNERLEQFAYAASHDLQEPLRMVTSYLQLLESRYGDAFDEDGEEFLEFAVDGADRMREMIDALLEYSRVETQGDPFEPMDLDAVLDDVLEDLQLCIRESDAEVTAGGLPRVKGDASQVRQIFQNLLDNAITYAGDEPPRVHVDAKRRGQEWIVSVRDEGIGIDPDDRDRVFTVFDRLHSREEYEGTGIGLALCQRIIDRHGGEIWVESEPGEGSTFSFTLPAVENAAESPR; encoded by the coding sequence ATGAGTCACCAAATACGACGCACCGATGATCTCCTCGGACTCGAGGCCGGTCTCGAAGCGCTACACGCGACGTCCGAGTTCGAGGGGCCTATCGAATCGGTAGACGAACACGACTCGTACGATCACCTCGCGCTCATCTACGAGTCGCAGGCGGAACAGTTCGCGACGGTGATTCCGTACCTCGAACGCGGACTCGAGCGCGGAGAGCGATGCGTCTACATCGCGGACGAGAACGATACCGAAGCGATCCTCTCGGCGCTCCGGGACGCGGACGTGGACGCCGACGCGGCGCTCGAGTCGGGCGCGCTCACGATGCACACCGCCCAGGACTCGTACCTCCGGAACGGCGCGTTCGATCCCGACGAGATGATCGCCTTCCTCGAGGACGCCATCGAGGAGGCCGCCGAGCAGTACGAGGGTCTTCGAATCGCGGGCGAGATGACGTGGGTGTTCGGCGACGACCCCCCGATCGAAGAACTCGTCGAGTACGAGGGGAACCTCAACGAGCTCCTTCCGGACGCGAACGGTATTGCACTCTGTCAGTACAACCGCGAGCGGTTTCCCGCGGAGATCCTTCGGGACATTATCAAGACGCATCCGCACCTGATCTACGACGATACGGTCTGTCAGAACTTCTACTACACGCCGCCGGCGGAGTTTTTCGGCCCCGATCAGCCGGAACGCGAGATCGACCGGATGATGGGGACGCTGCTGGATCGGACCGAAGCGCGGGTCGAACTGCAGCGGCGCCACCAGCACCTGCAGCGACAGAACGAGATCACGGCCGATCCGGACGCGTCGTTCGACGAGAAACTCCAGGAGATGTTCGAGCTGGGCTGCGAGCGGTTCGATCTCGAACTCGGCGCGATGGCTCGCGTCGACGCCGACCGGGACTGGTTCGAGATCGAGTACACCAGCGACGACCACGAGTACCTCGAACCCGGCGTCGAACTCCCACTGTCGGAAACGTACTGTATGGGCGCCGCCGGAATCGAGGCGGGCGAGTGCGTCTCGGATCCGGAGGTAGAGGGATACGACGACGCCGTCGTCTACGAGGAGTTCGGACTGCAGGCGTACCTCGGCACCTACCTCGAGATCGACGGCGGCGACGACCGGACGTTCTTCTTCGTCTCGTCGGACGGCCGTGACGAGGGATTCACGGCCGAAGAACGGACGTTCAACCAGTTGATGGGACAGTGGGTGAAGTACCAACTCGAGCAGAATCGACGCGAGTATCACGAGCGCACGCTGTACGAGATCGCGGCCGATCCGGACGCGTCGTTCGACGAGAAACTCCAGGAGATGTTCGAGCTGGGCTGCGAGCGGCTCGACCTCGAACTGGGCGGACTGGCCCGCATCGACTTAGCGAGCGACTCGTTCGAGATCGAAGCGGTGAGCGACGAGAACGACTACTTCGAGCTCGGGGCGGAGACGACCCTCTCGGAAACGTACTGTCGACTGACCCTCGACGAGCGACGGACGGCTGCCGTCACCGATCCCGAGCGCGCGGGCGTCGAGGGTATCCCCTCCTACGAGGAGTTCGGCCTCGAGACCTACCTCGGAACGCGGATCGAACTCGAGAACGGAGCCGACCGGACGTTCTTCTTCGTGTCGTCGGGCTCCCGCGATCGACCGTTTTCGGACGCCGAACGGACGTTCCACCACCTGATGTCGCAGTGGATCGAGTACGAACTCGAGCAACAACAACGCGAACGGGCGCTCGAGGAGTCAAACGAGCGTCTCGAGCAGTTCGCCTACGCCGCCTCCCACGACCTCCAGGAGCCGCTGCGGATGGTCACGAGCTACCTGCAGCTGCTCGAGAGCCGGTACGGCGACGCGTTCGACGAGGACGGCGAGGAGTTCCTCGAGTTCGCCGTCGACGGCGCCGACCGGATGCGCGAGATGATCGACGCCCTGCTCGAGTACTCGCGCGTGGAAACGCAGGGCGATCCGTTCGAACCGATGGACCTCGACGCGGTTCTCGACGACGTGCTCGAGGATCTCCAGCTGTGTATTCGCGAGAGCGACGCCGAGGTGACCGCCGGGGGACTGCCCCGCGTGAAAGGCGACGCGAGTCAGGTGCGTCAGATCTTCCAGAACCTGCTGGACAACGCGATCACCTACGCGGGAGACGAGCCACCGCGCGTTCACGTGGACGCGAAACGACGGGGACAGGAGTGGATCGTCTCGGTTCGCGACGAGGGGATCGGCATCGACCCGGACGATCGGGATCGGGTGTTCACCGTCTTCGACCGCCTCCACAGCCGCGAGGAGTACGAGGGAACGGGGATCGGCCTCGCGCTCTGCCAACGTATCATCGACCGTCACGGCGGCGAGATCTGGGTCGAGTCCGAACCCGGCGAGGGCTCGACGTTTTCGTTCACCCTGCCCGCGGTCGAGAACGCGGCGGAGTCGCCGCGCTGA
- a CDS encoding uracil-DNA glycosylase, translated as MPASNDDADSGTAADPPFPDSRNVLQADCRRCPALAENRNCISWGTGPLDADVLVVGEAPGHGNPDADPWRGGNWTGRAYTSRHSGRRIRRTLERVGYGDEAYYTNAVKCFPASANDPTSNREPTREERANCRTHLVTEVETLEPDVVLATGKHATKSVLAAEDRTLDGFIDTVLEPVRCERLGVWLLPILHPSYQDVWIGRLGFEPDEYLEEIRATLDDLCSPSGRGT; from the coding sequence GTGCCCGCTTCGAACGATGACGCCGACTCCGGAACCGCCGCGGATCCGCCCTTTCCCGACTCGAGGAACGTCCTCCAGGCCGACTGTCGACGCTGTCCCGCCCTCGCCGAAAACCGCAACTGCATCTCCTGGGGAACCGGGCCGCTCGACGCCGACGTTCTCGTCGTCGGCGAGGCGCCCGGTCACGGGAATCCGGACGCCGATCCCTGGCGGGGCGGCAACTGGACCGGTCGAGCGTACACCTCGCGCCACTCGGGACGGCGGATCCGCCGCACGCTCGAGCGGGTCGGCTACGGCGACGAGGCCTATTACACGAACGCCGTGAAGTGCTTCCCCGCGAGCGCGAACGACCCGACGAGCAACCGCGAGCCCACCCGCGAGGAGCGAGCGAACTGCCGCACCCACCTGGTGACCGAGGTCGAGACGCTCGAGCCAGACGTCGTCCTCGCGACGGGTAAGCACGCGACTAAATCCGTGCTGGCGGCCGAAGACCGCACGCTCGACGGGTTCATCGACACTGTCCTCGAGCCCGTTCGGTGCGAACGCCTCGGCGTCTGGTTGCTGCCGATTCTGCACCCATCGTACCAGGACGTCTGGATCGGCCGGCTCGGGTTCGAGCCCGACGAGTACCTCGAGGAGATTCGCGCGACGCTCGACGACCTGTGCTCGCCGAGCGGCCGCGGCACCTAA